One Camelus ferus isolate YT-003-E chromosome 21, BCGSAC_Cfer_1.0, whole genome shotgun sequence genomic region harbors:
- the LOC102522674 gene encoding LOW QUALITY PROTEIN: putative dimethylaniline monooxygenase [N-oxide-forming] 6 (The sequence of the model RefSeq protein was modified relative to this genomic sequence to represent the inferred CDS: deleted 1 base in 1 codon): MVKRVAIIGAGVSGLASIQCCLEEGLEPTCFERSNDVGGLWQFSDHAEEGRASIYQSVFTNSSKEMMCFPDFPYPDDYPNYMHQSKLQEYIKTFTLKKNLLRYVQFETLVSSIKKCLSFLVTGQWEIVSEKDGKQESAIFDAVMICSRHHVYPNLPTDSFPGLDQFQGHYLHSRDYKGPGGFQGKRVLVIGLGNSGCDIAVELSRLAAQVIISTRSGSWVMSRVWDDGYPWDMVYVTHFASFLQNALPSFVSDWLYVKKMNTWFKHENYGLMPLNGTLKKEPVFNDELPSRILCGTVSIKPSVKEFTETSAIFEDGTMFEAIDFVIFATGYGYAYPFLDDSIIKSRNNEVTLYKGIFPPLMEKPTLAVIGLVQSLGAAIPTADLQARWVVKVFSNSCTLPTTNEMMDDIDEKMGKKLKWFGHSQTLQTDYITYMDELGSFIGAKPNILWLFLTDPQLALEVYFGPCSPYQF, from the exons ATGGTGAAGAGAGTGGCCATCATTGGAGCTGGCGTCAGTGGCTTGGCCTCCATACAG TGTTGtctggaagaggggctggagcccaCCTGCTTTGAAAGGAGCAATGATGTTGGAGGACTGTGGCAATTCTCG GACCACGCAGAAGAAGGCAGAGCCAGCATTTACCAGTCTGTATTCACCAACTCTTCCAAAGAGATGATGTGCTTTCCAGACTTCCCGTACCCTGATGACTACCCCAACTACATGCACCAGAGTAAGCTCCAGGAATACATAAAGACATTCACTCTAAAGAAGAATTTGTTAAGATATGTACAGTTTGAG aCCCTGGTTTCCAGTATAAAGAAATGCCTCAGCTTCTTAGTCACTGGCCAATGGGAAATTGTTTCCGAAAAGGATGGGAAGCAGGAGTCTGCCATTTTTGATGCTGTAATGATTTGTTCCAGACACCACGTGTACCCCAACCTACCAACAGATTCCTTTCCTG GCCTAGACCAGTTTCAAGGCCACTACCTCCACAGCCGGGACTACAAGGGCCCAGGCGGGTTCCAGGGGAAGAGGGTCCTCGTGATCGGCCtggggaactcaggatgtgaCATTGCTGTTGAGCTCAGTCGTCTGGCTGCACAG GTCATTATCAGCACCAGAAGTGGTTCCTGGGTCATGAGTCGGGTTTGGGATGATGGCTATCCTTGGGACATGGTGTATGTTACCCACTTTGCATCCTTTCTCCAGAATGCCCTTCCTTCATTTGTCTCTGACTGGTTATACGTCAAGAAGATGAACACATGGTTTAAGCATGAGAACTACGGCCTGATGCCTTTAAATGG CACCCTGAAGAAAGAGCCTGTGTTCAATGATGAGCTCCCATCCCGCATCCTCTGCGGTACTGTGTCCATCAAGCCCAGCGTGAAGGAATTCACAGAGACTTCGGCCATTTTTGAGGATGGGACCATGTTTGAGGCCATTGACTTTGTCATCTTTGCAACAGGCTATGGCTATGCCTACCCCTTCCTTGATGACTCCATCATCAAAAGCAGAAACAATGAGGTCACCTTGTATAAAGGCATCTTCCCCCCGCTGATGGAGAAGCCAACCTTGGCAGTGATTGGCCTTGTCCAGTCCCTGGGGGCTGCCATCCCCACAGCTGACCTGCAGGCCCGCTGGGTGGTTAAAGTGTTTTCAA acTCATGTACCCTACCAACTACAAATGAAATGATGGATGACATTGAtgagaaaatggggaagaaactCAAGTG gtTCGGCCATAGCCAGACTTTGCAGACAGATTACATTACATACATGGATGAGCTAGGCTCCTTCATAGGGGCCAAGCCTAACATACTGTGGCTCTTCCTGACTGATCCCCAGCTGGCCCTGGAAGTGTACTTTGGTCCTTGTAGCCCATACCAGTTTTGA